The following proteins are encoded in a genomic region of Actinomadura sp. NAK00032:
- the lgt gene encoding prolipoprotein diacylglyceryl transferase has protein sequence MHQLASIPSPSQGVWELGPVPIRAYALMIILGIVAAVWLGERRWAAKGGAPGVIVDVAVWAVPFGLVGGRLYHVITDYQRYFGEDGDPVRALEIWKGGLGIWGAIALGAVGAVIGCRRRGISVLALADAVAPGIALAQAIGRWGNYWNQELYGRPLDAFWALEIDENHRPMLDGGPALDPKYADVATYHPTFLYEFLWCVGVAVLVIWADRRYKLTHGRAFALYVAAYTLGRGWIEALRIDDAHHILGLRLNDWTSIILFVGAVAYLYLARGRTGPENVGAVPATAGGAPEPAGTPAAAEKAAPAAEPEPAEEPEAEAKAEPAAESADDAGEDAGKGAEPDAEAAAETEARSEEDAPADTPEKAPEDAVDTGPGTDPEPEAEADPAPEPAAEIADNEDDGAAESAGAEKGEPVRDGK, from the coding sequence ATGCACCAGCTCGCCTCCATCCCGAGTCCCTCGCAGGGCGTCTGGGAGCTCGGGCCAGTCCCGATCCGCGCCTACGCCCTCATGATCATCCTTGGCATCGTCGCCGCGGTCTGGCTGGGCGAGCGGCGCTGGGCCGCCAAGGGCGGCGCCCCCGGCGTGATCGTCGACGTGGCCGTGTGGGCGGTGCCGTTCGGCCTGGTCGGCGGCCGGCTCTACCACGTGATCACCGACTACCAGCGGTACTTCGGGGAGGACGGCGACCCCGTCCGGGCGCTGGAGATCTGGAAGGGCGGCCTCGGCATCTGGGGCGCCATCGCGCTCGGCGCGGTCGGCGCGGTCATCGGCTGCCGGCGGCGCGGGATCTCGGTGCTGGCGCTCGCCGACGCGGTGGCGCCCGGCATCGCGCTGGCGCAGGCGATCGGCCGCTGGGGCAACTACTGGAACCAGGAGCTGTACGGCCGTCCGCTGGACGCCTTCTGGGCGCTGGAGATCGACGAGAACCACCGCCCGATGCTGGACGGGGGGCCCGCCCTCGATCCCAAGTACGCCGACGTCGCGACCTACCACCCGACGTTCCTGTACGAGTTCCTGTGGTGCGTCGGCGTCGCGGTCCTCGTCATCTGGGCCGACCGCCGCTACAAGCTCACCCACGGCCGCGCGTTCGCCCTGTACGTCGCCGCCTACACGCTCGGGCGCGGCTGGATCGAGGCGCTGCGCATCGACGACGCCCACCACATCCTCGGCCTGCGGCTGAACGACTGGACGTCGATCATCCTGTTCGTCGGCGCGGTCGCCTACCTGTACCTGGCCCGCGGCCGCACCGGCCCCGAGAACGTCGGCGCCGTCCCCGCCACCGCCGGGGGCGCGCCGGAGCCGGCGGGCACGCCCGCGGCGGCGGAGAAGGCCGCGCCGGCGGCCGAGCCGGAGCCCGCCGAGGAGCCCGAGGCGGAGGCGAAGGCCGAACCCGCCGCCGAATCCGCGGATGACGCCGGGGAGGACGCCGGGAAGGGCGCTGAGCCGGACGCTGAGGCCGCGGCCGAAACGGAGGCGCGTTCCGAGGAGGACGCCCCCGCGGACACGCCCGAGAAGGCCCCTGAGGACGCCGTCGACACCGGCCCCGGCACCGACCCCGAACCCGAGGCTGAGGCCGACCCCGCCCCCGAGCCCGCGGCGGAGATCGCGGACAATGAGGACGACGGTGCCGCCGAGTCCGCCGGGGCGGAGAAGGGAGAGCCCGTCCGGGACGGGAAGTAG